The Sphingomonas aliaeris genome segment TCGACCGATTCCCGTTCGCGGACCAGGAAATCGGCGATCGCACGGCGGAAGTTCGGATCGGGAATATAGTGGGCGGACCAGGTCGTGACGGGGACATAGCCGCGCGCCAATTTGTGTTCGCCCTGCGCACCGGCCTCGACCGTCTTCAATCCCCGCGCGATCGCGGCGTCGATCGCCTGATAGTAACAGAGTTCGAAATGCAGGAAGGGCACGTCCTCGCTGCACCCCCAATAGCGGCCGTACAAGGTATCCGCGCCGATCAGGTTTAGCGCGCCGGCAATCGGCACGCCGTCCCGATCGGCCATGATCAGCAATATGCGATCCGCCATGTCCCGCCCGAGCAGCGAAAAGGCCTGCCGCGTCAGATAGGGGCGGCCCCATTTGCGGTTGCCCGTGTCCTGATAGAAGATCCAGAACGCATCCCAGTCTGCCTCGGTGATCTCGGCACCGGTCAGGTGGCGGATCGTCAGGCCCTTAACCGCGGTAGCGCGCTCCTTGCGGATCGCCTTGCGTTTCCGGCTGGCAAGCGCGGCCAGGAAATCGTCGAAGGTCGAATAGTCCTGATTCTGCCAGTGGAACTGCGTGCCGGCGCGGATCAGCCAGCCAGCCGCCTCGAACAGCGGAACCTGTTCCGGCGCGATGAAGGTCGCATGCGCGGAGGACAGGCCATGCTGGTCGGTCACTGCCTCGATCGCGGCGATCAACGGTGCTGCATAGGATTCGTCCTTCAGCAGCAGGCGCGGGCCGGGGACCGGGGTGAATGGCGCTGCGATCTGGAGCTTGGGGTAATATCGCCCGCCGGCCCGTTCCCACGCATCGGCCCAGCCATGATCGAAGACGTATTCGCCTTGGCTGTGGCTCTTGGCATAAGCGGGCGCGATCGCGGCGGGATGACCGTCCGGCCCGTCGATCACGATCGGGATCGGTTGCCAGCCGGTACGCGCCGTCGCGCTGCCCGATCGTTCCATGACCGACAGGAAGGCATAGCTAAGGAACGGATTGTCCGCTCCGGCGCACGCGTCCCAATCGGCAGCGGGAATGGCGGCGACGCCGTCGGCGAGGCGAGCGGTAACGGCGGTGTCTGGCATTACCGCCAAAATAGGATGCCCGGTGCCTCGGTCCAAGGCTTGGCCGGACGGAGCCGCCGCATTCGGGCAGGCCGGCGGCTTATTCTTTCCACGCCCAATA includes the following:
- a CDS encoding GNAT family N-acetyltransferase, which encodes MPDTAVTARLADGVAAIPAADWDACAGADNPFLSYAFLSVMERSGSATARTGWQPIPIVIDGPDGHPAAIAPAYAKSHSQGEYVFDHGWADAWERAGGRYYPKLQIAAPFTPVPGPRLLLKDESYAAPLIAAIEAVTDQHGLSSAHATFIAPEQVPLFEAAGWLIRAGTQFHWQNQDYSTFDDFLAALASRKRKAIRKERATAVKGLTIRHLTGAEITEADWDAFWIFYQDTGNRKWGRPYLTRQAFSLLGRDMADRILLIMADRDGVPIAGALNLIGADTLYGRYWGCSEDVPFLHFELCYYQAIDAAIARGLKTVEAGAQGEHKLARGYVPVTTWSAHYIPDPNFRRAIADFLVRERESVEADQDYLGELTPFRKAPAI